Below is a window of Leptospira hartskeerlii DNA.
TTACTGTTGACCTTCGATTGAAAAAAACGAAGATAACAGGCCTGACATGAATCAAACCCTTTGGACTCCCAGTCCCGAACTCATTCAAAACTCAAGACTCACTGAATTCCAAAATTATGCCGAACAAAAGGTCGGTAAAAAATTCCAGAACTATAAAGAGCTACATTCTTGGTCAGTGGAATTCCCTGAAAAATTTTGGGGACTCATTTGGGAATTTGCTCCAGTCATCCATTCTAAAGCGTACGAAGAAGTCATTCGGCCAGGAAAAACTTTTAGAGAAGCCCAATTTTTTCCGGGAGCAAAACTAAACTTCGCTCAGAACTTACTCCGAAAAAAAGATGATACAATCGCGATCTTTTATAGGGGAGAAAGTGGGGCGGAGAAGAGTCTGACTTATTCTGAACTTTATAAAAAAGTCGGAGCACTTGCTGCCTATTTTAGATCGGAAGGTGTGGTGCCTGGAGACAGGGTTGCGGGATTAATGCCGAACGTTCCGGATACGGTTCTTGCGATGTTGGCCGCTACTAGCATAGGAGCAGTCTGGACATCTTGTTCTCCTGACTTCGGAGTTAAAGGAGTGTTGGATCGATTCGGTCAGATTAAACCTAAAATTTTGATTACGACGGACCTGTACGAATTCAAGGGGAAGTCGCTTCCACTTGCAAATACCATCCAAGAGATTTCTTCCCAACTTCCTGACCTGAAAAAGATCTTAGTTTCTGAATATCCTAGTTTAGGGTCAAACGAACGGAAGAATGTCACGGATGGTTTTCCTGAAAAAGCTCTTCCACTAGAAGAATCTTATGGATCGTTTCTGGGACAAGACCCTGAATTCTACCAAACATCTTTCGATCATCCTGTTTATATTATGTATTCTTCCGGAACAACTGGGCTTCCTAAATGCATGGTCCAAGGTTCAGGAGTTTTCTTAAATCACTGGAAAGAACTTGCATTACATACGGATCTGAAAGAAGGAGATGGGATCTTCTATTATACCACCTGCGGATGGATGATGTGGAATTGGCTTGTGAGTTCTCTTTCAATCGGGGCTACGATACACCTGTTCGATGGAAATCCATTCCATCCTGATCCTGGAGTTTTATTTAGATATGTTTCAGATCGTAAGGTAAAGGTATTCGGAGTAGGAGCTAAATACATTCTCAGCTTGGAAAAGGAAAAATACAAACCAAGCGTCGATTTATCTTCCGTAAGGTCAGTATTGTCCACAGGGTCTCCGTTACCTGGATACGGATTTAATTATGTATACGAATCTTGGAAGAAGGATTTAAGGCTTTCTTCTATTTCGGGTGGAACTGATCTGAATGGATGTTTTGCATTAGGAAATCCTAATTTACCTGTTCATTCCGGAGAATTACAATCTTTAGGCCTTGGAATGGCAGTCCAAATTTTTGACGATTCAGGAAAGCCCGTGGAAGGACAGAAAGGCGAGTTGGTTTGCACAAAACCGTTTCCTTCAATGCCATTAGAATTCTGGAATGATCCAGATGGAAAAAAATACTCAGGCGCATATTTCGATACATATTCCGATATCTGGAGACACGGTGATTTTGCGGAAATTCTTCCTAACGGAGGAATGGTGGTTTATGGAAGATCCGATGCTACTTTAAATCCAGGAGGAGTTCGTATCGGTACTGCGGACTTATATAGCTTGCTCGAAACCATTTCCGAAATTGCAGACTCAGTAGTGATTGGCCAAGAATGGAAGGACGATGTGAGAGTGATCCTATTCTTAAAGATGGCACCAGGTGCAGTCTTGGATTCCGCATTCGAATCTAAGATCAAAAAAGAGATCAAGGACAAGGTTTCCCCTCGTCACGTTCCATCTAAGATCATCCAAGTTGCAGATATTCCTTATACTCGGAATATGAAGAAGGTGGAGATCGCGGTAAAAAAGACAGTACAAGGAGAGCCTGTCACAAATCAGGATGCTCTGATCAATCCAGAATCATTAGAATATTATAAAAATATTCCGCAGTTGCAGACTGATTGAATTCATTTTCGGGACATTTTTCTTAATTTACGGCGTAACGACAGAAGGTCCGCTTTTTTGGGCCTTCTATCTTTCTGAAAAAGAAGTCTCTATGATCAGATCTGTATCTTCCCAGATATATTCTGTCTCGATCGGAGAAGCAAGATATTCTGCTGAGTTCTGTGAATTGGAATAAGGATCTTCGGATTCTTTTAAGTTGCGAATATAAAAAGTAGCGAGTCCGGCCAGTCCTAAAAGTAGAATTGCAGCTAACGCATGCCATACGAACTTTTTGTTCGATGCTTCTTGGATTTCCGCCTTAGCGATAACTTTGCCTGCGATCCTTTTGGCAAGGTCCGGATCGTTGAGTAGGGATCCAATTTTTCGGTCTAGATCGGAATCGATATAAGGTTCTTTCATTTTTCTTCTCTTCCTTTCTGATTCGATGCGAATCTGGATAACCATTCTTTTGCTCTGGAGATCCTGGATTTAACGGTTCCTTCGGAGATATCCAGTTTTTTAGCGATCGATTCCATCTTCTCGCCACCTAACCTAAGTATCATAGTTTCTTTATATGGAGAAGGCAAGAGATTAATTTGCGACTCCATCCATTTACGCCGATCCGGATCAGGTTCGATTGCCGCAATATCCGCTTCTTTCTTTTCAGTAACTTTTATCTCAGCTTGTAGTTTGTAATAGGCTTTTCCTTCTCTATTCCATTTTCGGATAGCTCTTCTACATTCGTTTCTCGCAGCTACATATAACCAGCGATTTGCATCTTGTGGATCGAGAGAAGGTCTGTTCTTAAATTTAAGATAATATCTTAAATACGTATCTTGGACCAGGTCCTCAACTAAAGAAGCCATCCCAGGCAGAATATGCCTACGGATGGACTTGAGAACTGTTCCCTTACTGGATTCTATGATCCGGATTAATTCTGGTTCAGTCATTATATCTATCGACAGTCTCTATCTCCAGGAGGAGGTCCGGGAGGCGGACCATGGTGATGGGGCGGAAAGTCCCTTCTCTCTTTGATCCTATTTAATCTTTCCTTATGGAGTTGATTTAGTTTTTGTTTCTGCTCCGGAGTCAGAATGGACTCGAATTCCAATCTTCCTTTTATATGCAAAAATCTTAATTCGAGTTGTATATCGCTGATCTCTTTTAATTTAGATTTTACGGCGACTAAATCTACTTTAGGAGATTCTAATAGTTTGCGTAAGGATTCATGGAGTGCGGGTAATTTCTCACCCATGCTGCGGCTTAGATTCAGTCTTTTGTCGGTTGCCAATTTTGCTTTTTCGATCTGCTCGGGAGTGAGGGAAAGTTCTTTGGAGAATTTTTCGAAATTTCTATCTTCTCTATCTCTTGGGCCCGGGCCTCCCCCAGGTATGAAGAAGTCGAACGGTTCTGGCGGTGGAGGAGGGGGTTCTGCGAACAAGAAATTCCCTGATCCTAAAATCAGGAGAATGAGAACGAATAATTTAAGTTTATTAAAATCCAAAACGATCACCTACTATTTCTGACGAATTATTTTTATTGTGTACTAGTGCTAGAAGAACTTCCGGAAGAAACCGTACTGCTTGTACAGTTCACCTCTCCCTTAATGCTAACGGAAGGTCCTTCCACGCTCGAGGTATTATAACAGGTCTCTCCGTCTTCGGTATAACACATACTTGTAGAAGTCGCGGAAGTACAATTGATTAGGTCCGTAGTATAGCATTGAGTAAGGGAAAGTGCTGCAGTTCCACTTGTAAGTGCGGTTCCCACCAAATCCACGCTTACCGTTAAATAAGACAGTGCTTGTGAACTAGTTACGCTAGTGTCGATCGGGACTCCGCTTCCTCCCCAATAAATTTTTCCATAATTCGAAACGACTGCATAAGTTCCGATCCCTCCGGAATAGGAAAATCCTTGGGTTGAATCGATGGAGCCTTGGTTTTGGGTACTATCGTATAAAAACTTAAGGTATAGATATTCGCCCGTTTTAAAATATAATCTGCTGATAACGGTATATAAACTATTCGTAGAAGACGTGGTCGTAGTTGTAGTAGTGCTCGTGCTCGACGAACTATAAACGGTTGCAGTTCCGCAACTTGCGGTCTTATCCTGGTCTATCTCTCCGGAAATATTAAAAGCCACTCCGTCTCCATAAACCGTTAAACCTACTTTATCGGAGGCAGTGTTCGTACAGGATAAAAAGCAAAATGTGAAGAATACAAAATATGTAGGGTAATAATAGCTTTGTGAAGTGAAAGTATACAAGCGGGTTCTCGGATCCTCTTTCTATATAAGTAAACCCGGAGAGGGGAAAACGTTCCCTGATATTCACAAAAAATTCACACATCCGATCGACTCAGGGTAGATAGGTCTTTGTTTTTCCCTTGATCCATAAGGGCTAAGAAAATATAAAAGAATGGTGTTTCGAAAGTTCGGACTTCTATTTTCGTTTTTGATCCTTTATCCGATATTCTCTCAAAACATCTCAGGCTCTCGTTTGGAAGAAATCCAAAAAAGGGGAGAATTGAGAGTCACTGGAAATCGTAACTTCGACCCATTCTATATCTCGGATCCTAAAGACGGTTTTCCCGGATTCGATGCGGAGCTTGGAAAAAAATACGCCGAGTTTTTGGGAGTAAAATACACATTCACAAACCGTCCGGAATTCGAGGATTATGCGGAAGCGATCAAAAGTGGAGAAGCGGATATCGCATTTTCCGGCTTAAGTTCTACATTAGAAAGATCTAAAAAAGGAAGTTTCAGTTCTCCTTATTTGGTTTCCACACCGGGTGCATTGGTAAATAAGAATGCACTTCCTCCTCCTCCGGAAGGAAATATTATCTCTACAGTATATTTTAGAAGTGTAAAGGACTTGGAAAATGTGAGCGGGCTTAGTTTTTCAGTCAGAGCATTTTCTGCCAGTCATGAATATCTATTGAGTATTTTTCCGAATTCAAGGGTATTCACCTACGGTTCCATGGAAAGCGCTTGGAATTCAGTGAAAGAAGGACAGGCAAATTGTTTTGTGGGAGATTCTCTTTATATCAAGGGTCTTCTGCTCAAACAAAGAAGTATTTTGTCCAATTTTAGAGCGCTTATCGAACCGGTTCAGGAAAATCATGTGAGTGCTTTGCTTCCTAAAGGAGACATTTACTTCTCCCGTAATTTCGAATTTTTTCTGTCGGAACTCAAACGTACAGGCGAATTAAAAAGTTTAGAGGACAAGTATTTTAACAGAAGCGACTGGGTGAAATAACGAAACAGTCTAATCCGTATGGCAACTTTGGCAAAAAGAAAGGCCCAAAATTCTCCCGGACAGATCTATGTGGATTCCAGTTGTATAGATTGCGAAACTTGTAGGATCTTGGCTGGCGATGTTTTTGGAGAAGATCAAACGGGTTCCTTCGTCAAAAAACAACCCGAGTCGGAATCCGAAAAATTCAAAGCCTTACAAGCATTAGTTGCTTGTCCTACTGCTTCCATCGGAACGGAAGATCGAATCGATCTTACTGATGCGAAAGCCTCTTTCCCGAGACAGATCCAGGACGAGGTCTATCATTGTGGTTTCCATTCAAAGGATTCATTCGGTGCCTTCTCCTATTTCATTGTTCGGGAAGAAGGTAACATACTTGTGGATTCTCCTCGATATATTCCGTCACTTTCCGAAAAAATAAAAAACTTGGGTGGGATCAAATATCATTTTCTAACTCATAGGGATGATATTGCGGACCATGAAAAATTCCATAATGATTTCGGGACCCAAAGGATCATCCACGAAGGAGATCTATCCGCCGTTCCAAATGCTGAGATCGTAGTCAAAGGAAGGGAGCCATTCTCACTTGGCGAAGATCTTTTAGTGATACCAGGGGCCGGTCATACAAGGGGACATTCTACTCTATTATATAAACGTAAATTTCTATTTTCGGGGGACCATCTTGCATTTGATCCTAAACGAGAAAGGCTGATCGCATTTAGAGGCGCTTGTTGGTATTCTTGGGAAGAACAAACCAAGTCCATGCAGGACTTGGAAAATTATGATTTTGAATGGCTTCTTCCAGGCCACGGGCACCCCGCTCATACGGATCGGAAGCGTATGAGCGAGATGCTTAGGTCCTGCGTTCTATGGATGCAAAAACGTTAGAATGATTCCCTGCTTCCTAAATATTCTTCCTGGCCTGAAAACACGCTCTCGGCGTAGGCAGGAACTCCTCCCCATTTTTTAACCGCTCCAGGTCCCGCGTTATAAGCGAGAAGTGCTGTTCGGATATTTCCCTCATGGGTTTCTAAAAGATGGTTCAGATAAGATACTCCTAGGTGGATATTTGTCTCCGGTTCGAGTAAGTCTTGCTTCTTGATTTGTTTTCCTTCCCAAGATGCGATCCAGGACCCTGTTCCTGGCATGATCTGCATGAGTCCGAGTGCATTCTTCTTGGATCTGGCTTTTCGGTAGAATTCGGACTCTGTTTTGATAATCCCAAGAAGGAGTCCAGCCTTCTCTCCTTTTTGGCAATAAACTCCGCAGGCGCTATTATTGATCCTTTCTGATTCCTTTTCTACAGTTAAGGAGAGAAGTTCTAGCTCCGGTTCGGTTAGGCTTGGTCTCTCGGAGCGAATGTATTCTTTGATTTGGGTGGATTCAGGTAAGGAGTTCCTACCTGGCGCGCTTTTTCCGATCAGGGAGCCCGCGATTGGGGCTACCAGTGATTGGTAGAGCAGGGGTAACGAGGCGATAAATATGTATCTTTTTCGGATTTTAGGCTGGAGCATTCTCCTTGCCTCCTCTTATGGTGCATTGCACCATCTGTGACCAGTCTTTTTGCGGCGCACTACAGGCAAAGCAAAAAAACGCCCGGTTTTCTAAGTTTTGAGAAAAAAGTCTGATTTTCAGAGACCGGTCTGGCCCTGAAGAAATCGAAAGTCGGAAGTTAAAGAAGCAAAGGAAACATTTTTCATTTTTGGAAAGAAATTTCCAAGAGAGGAGTAAATCTTTCGGTATAAAAAATTTCAAAATATAGATCCGAACGCTTAGAATAAGTTTGGAAATAAATTTACTAACCTAAAATGAGTATATGTATTTGCGTTCGTTTCTCAAAACGATTCTCGTAGTGAGATAAATATAACATTCGATTTATTTAATATAATTTTCTAAAAATAAAAATTTTGATGCAAATTTCTGTAACTGC
It encodes the following:
- a CDS encoding substrate-binding periplasmic protein; the encoded protein is MVFRKFGLLFSFLILYPIFSQNISGSRLEEIQKRGELRVTGNRNFDPFYISDPKDGFPGFDAELGKKYAEFLGVKYTFTNRPEFEDYAEAIKSGEADIAFSGLSSTLERSKKGSFSSPYLVSTPGALVNKNALPPPPEGNIISTVYFRSVKDLENVSGLSFSVRAFSASHEYLLSIFPNSRVFTYGSMESAWNSVKEGQANCFVGDSLYIKGLLLKQRSILSNFRALIEPVQENHVSALLPKGDIYFSRNFEFFLSELKRTGELKSLEDKYFNRSDWVK
- a CDS encoding LIC10920 family plasminogen-binding lipoprotein, producing the protein MYTFTSQSYYYPTYFVFFTFCFLSCTNTASDKVGLTVYGDGVAFNISGEIDQDKTASCGTATVYSSSSTSTTTTTTTSSTNSLYTVISRLYFKTGEYLYLKFLYDSTQNQGSIDSTQGFSYSGGIGTYAVVSNYGKIYWGGSGVPIDTSVTSSQALSYLTVSVDLVGTALTSGTAALSLTQCYTTDLINCTSATSTSMCYTEDGETCYNTSSVEGPSVSIKGEVNCTSSTVSSGSSSSTSTQ
- a CDS encoding lytic transglycosylase domain-containing protein, whose amino-acid sequence is MLQPKIRKRYIFIASLPLLYQSLVAPIAGSLIGKSAPGRNSLPESTQIKEYIRSERPSLTEPELELLSLTVEKESERINNSACGVYCQKGEKAGLLLGIIKTESEFYRKARSKKNALGLMQIMPGTGSWIASWEGKQIKKQDLLEPETNIHLGVSYLNHLLETHEGNIRTALLAYNAGPGAVKKWGGVPAYAESVFSGQEEYLGSRESF
- a CDS encoding Spy/CpxP family protein refolding chaperone gives rise to the protein MIVLDFNKLKLFVLILLILGSGNFLFAEPPPPPPEPFDFFIPGGGPGPRDREDRNFEKFSKELSLTPEQIEKAKLATDKRLNLSRSMGEKLPALHESLRKLLESPKVDLVAVKSKLKEISDIQLELRFLHIKGRLEFESILTPEQKQKLNQLHKERLNRIKERRDFPPHHHGPPPGPPPGDRDCR
- a CDS encoding MBL fold metallo-hydrolase; protein product: MATLAKRKAQNSPGQIYVDSSCIDCETCRILAGDVFGEDQTGSFVKKQPESESEKFKALQALVACPTASIGTEDRIDLTDAKASFPRQIQDEVYHCGFHSKDSFGAFSYFIVREEGNILVDSPRYIPSLSEKIKNLGGIKYHFLTHRDDIADHEKFHNDFGTQRIIHEGDLSAVPNAEIVVKGREPFSLGEDLLVIPGAGHTRGHSTLLYKRKFLFSGDHLAFDPKRERLIAFRGACWYSWEEQTKSMQDLENYDFEWLLPGHGHPAHTDRKRMSEMLRSCVLWMQKR
- a CDS encoding RNA polymerase sigma factor, with product MTEPELIRIIESSKGTVLKSIRRHILPGMASLVEDLVQDTYLRYYLKFKNRPSLDPQDANRWLYVAARNECRRAIRKWNREGKAYYKLQAEIKVTEKKEADIAAIEPDPDRRKWMESQINLLPSPYKETMILRLGGEKMESIAKKLDISEGTVKSRISRAKEWLSRFASNQKGREEK
- a CDS encoding acetoacetate--CoA ligase, with translation MNQTLWTPSPELIQNSRLTEFQNYAEQKVGKKFQNYKELHSWSVEFPEKFWGLIWEFAPVIHSKAYEEVIRPGKTFREAQFFPGAKLNFAQNLLRKKDDTIAIFYRGESGAEKSLTYSELYKKVGALAAYFRSEGVVPGDRVAGLMPNVPDTVLAMLAATSIGAVWTSCSPDFGVKGVLDRFGQIKPKILITTDLYEFKGKSLPLANTIQEISSQLPDLKKILVSEYPSLGSNERKNVTDGFPEKALPLEESYGSFLGQDPEFYQTSFDHPVYIMYSSGTTGLPKCMVQGSGVFLNHWKELALHTDLKEGDGIFYYTTCGWMMWNWLVSSLSIGATIHLFDGNPFHPDPGVLFRYVSDRKVKVFGVGAKYILSLEKEKYKPSVDLSSVRSVLSTGSPLPGYGFNYVYESWKKDLRLSSISGGTDLNGCFALGNPNLPVHSGELQSLGLGMAVQIFDDSGKPVEGQKGELVCTKPFPSMPLEFWNDPDGKKYSGAYFDTYSDIWRHGDFAEILPNGGMVVYGRSDATLNPGGVRIGTADLYSLLETISEIADSVVIGQEWKDDVRVILFLKMAPGAVLDSAFESKIKKEIKDKVSPRHVPSKIIQVADIPYTRNMKKVEIAVKKTVQGEPVTNQDALINPESLEYYKNIPQLQTD